DNA sequence from the Streptomyces cinnabarinus genome:
CTACTCCATGGCGATCCTGGTGCCGGACGCCGCCGGAATCCTGGAGAACGTCCAGATCGGCCGGACGGCCGACTGACGGGACGGAACGGAATACCCACATGACTTCCACTGCGTTCCGGGCGCCCGGCCCGCCGAACCTCGCCCGCTCCGTCCGGGACCGGCGCGGCACAGCCGTGCCCGGCCTGCTGTACCGGCCCGCGGTTCCGGCGGACCCCGAGAAGGTGAAGGAGGTGGATGTACGGCTGGAGGCATGGGCCCGCGAGCTGGATCTGTTCCCCACGGCGTGGTCGGGTGACTTCGCGGGGTTCCAGTTCGGCCGGGCCGTGGTGCTCCAGCATCCGGGCGCCGCCGACCTGGAGCGCCTCACGGCGGCCGGGAAGCTGCTGCTCGCGGAGAACGTCGTCGACAGCTGCTATTGCGAGGTCTCCGAGGGCCGGGGCGCCTCGGCGCGCGGTCTGGGCGGACGGCTCGTCATCGCCCAGTCGGCGCTCGACCCCTACCACGGCGACCCCGAGCATGAGGAGCGCTGGCGGCTCGGCGTCCAGGCGGACGGGCCGCTGCGCTCCTACCACTGGGCCCTGAAGGACTACGCCGCCTTCGCCACCCCGAGCCAGACCTCCCGGTTCGTGCACGACATCGCGCGGCTGCACCTGGGGTATCTCGGGGAGGCCGCCTGGGCGGAGACCGGGTACATGCCGCGGGTGTGGGAGTACCTGACGATGCGGCAGTTCAACAACTTCCGTCCGTGTCTCTCGCTCGTCGACGCCGTCGACGGCTACGAGCTGCCCGAGCCCTTGTACGCCCGGCCCGAGATCCAGCGGGTGACGGCGCTGGCCTGCAACGCCACCACGATCGTCAACGACCTGTACTCGTTCACCAAGGAGCTGGCGAGCGATCCGACGCATCTGAATCTGCCCGTGGTCGTCGCCGCCAACGAGCGGTGCGGTCTCAAGGACGCCTATCTGGAGTCCGTCGAGATCCACAACCGGGTCATGGCCGCCTTCGAGGAGGAGGCCGAAGTCGTCGCCGCCCTGTCACCCCTCGTCGGCCGCTACACCGAGGGCCTCGCGGCCTGGGTCGCCGGAAACCACGAATGGCACGCCACCAACACCCACCGCTACCACCTGCCCGACTACTGGTAACCCCCACCCTGACAGCACGTCAGAAGCACCAGGAGGAATCCGCGTTGAGCTCCCCCCACGTCGACACCGTGTCC
Encoded proteins:
- a CDS encoding family 2 encapsulin nanocompartment cargo protein terpene cyclase; this translates as MTSTAFRAPGPPNLARSVRDRRGTAVPGLLYRPAVPADPEKVKEVDVRLEAWARELDLFPTAWSGDFAGFQFGRAVVLQHPGAADLERLTAAGKLLLAENVVDSCYCEVSEGRGASARGLGGRLVIAQSALDPYHGDPEHEERWRLGVQADGPLRSYHWALKDYAAFATPSQTSRFVHDIARLHLGYLGEAAWAETGYMPRVWEYLTMRQFNNFRPCLSLVDAVDGYELPEPLYARPEIQRVTALACNATTIVNDLYSFTKELASDPTHLNLPVVVAANERCGLKDAYLESVEIHNRVMAAFEEEAEVVAALSPLVGRYTEGLAAWVAGNHEWHATNTHRYHLPDYW